The following nucleotide sequence is from Nitrospira sp..
GAGCGGCGCCAACTCGACGCGGATAGGGAAGCGGCCCTGCAGTTCGGGGATTAGATCGGACGGCTTGGCGACATGAAAGGCACCGGCGGCGATGAACAGAATGTGGTCGGTCTGCACAACCCCGTGTTTCGTGCTGACGGTGGAACCCTCCACAATCGGCAGCAGGTCGCGTTGCACCCCTTCGCGGGACACATCCGGCCCCATCGCGCGCTCACGCCCGGCGATCTTGTCGATCTCATCCAAAAAGACGATGCCGGTCTGTTCGACCTTCGTGATGGCCTCCCGAACGACTTCGTCCATGTCGATCAGCTTTTGCGCTTCTTCCTGAGTCAGATGCTTCAGCGCGTCGGGCACTTTCATCATCCGTTTCTTTTTCTTCCCTTGGAACATGCCGCCCAGCATGTCACGCAGATTGCCTTCAAGGTCCTCCATGCCGCCTGCATTGGAAATCACCCCCAGCGGCAATGCCCGCTCCTTGACCTCGACTTCCACAGATCGCTGGTCGAGTTTGCCCTCGCGCAGTTGCAAGCGAAGCTTGGATCGCGTGGCATCCGGGGATTCGGTGGGTTCAGAAGCATCGGGGCGCGCGCCGGAAGGCTCAAATCCAGGAGAAGTCGGACGGGAGGGTGCACCAGGCAACAGAAGATCGAGCAGTCGCTCTTCTCCATGGCGCGACGCCTTGCCCTGCACCTCTTCCAAATGTTTGGTCTTCACTAAACTGATGGCCAGCTCGGTGAGATCACGAATAATCGATTCGACATCCCGGCCGACATAGCCGACTTCCGTAAACTTCGAGGCCTCCACCTTGATGAACGGCGCCTCGGCCAATTTCGCCAGGCGTCTTGCAATTTCGGTTTTCCCGACTCCGGTCGGGCCGATCATGATGATGTTCTTCGGCATGACCTCATCCCGCAGTTCAGGGGTCAGTTGCTGACGGCGCCAACGGTTACGGAGCGCGATCGCGACCATGCGCTTGGCATCGTGCTGGCCGATCACATAGCGGTCCAGCGCTTCGACGATCTGCCGGGGCGTCAGACTATTCACATTGAGCGGACGGGACGTCGATTCGGTCGTCATGGCAGGCAGATCCTAACGCGAGAGCGATTCGATCACAATCTGTTGGTTGGTATAAATGTCGATCCCGCCGGCAATCATCAGGGATTCCCGCACGACCTGCTCGGCAACCAGTTCGGAATGCCCCAGTAAGGCGCGGGCGGCGGCCAATGCATAGGCCCCCCCCGATCCGATCGCC
It contains:
- the hslU gene encoding ATP-dependent protease ATPase subunit HslU, giving the protein MTTESTSRPLNVNSLTPRQIVEALDRYVIGQHDAKRMVAIALRNRWRRQQLTPELRDEVMPKNIIMIGPTGVGKTEIARRLAKLAEAPFIKVEASKFTEVGYVGRDVESIIRDLTELAISLVKTKHLEEVQGKASRHGEERLLDLLLPGAPSRPTSPGFEPSGARPDASEPTESPDATRSKLRLQLREGKLDQRSVEVEVKERALPLGVISNAGGMEDLEGNLRDMLGGMFQGKKKKRMMKVPDALKHLTQEEAQKLIDMDEVVREAITKVEQTGIVFLDEIDKIAGRERAMGPDVSREGVQRDLLPIVEGSTVSTKHGVVQTDHILFIAAGAFHVAKPSDLIPELQGRFPIRVELAPLTKDDFVRILTEPRGALVRQYQALMATEGLTVEFTDDGLAEIAATAVQVNERTENIGARRLFTIMERLLEQVSFEGSEMNEKAIVVDAGYVRERLQNIVKDQDLSRYIL